The Pseudomonas viciae genomic interval GACTACCTGGCCGTGTCCTTCCCGCGTGACGCTGCTGATATGGAATACGCCCGTCAACTGCGCGACGAAGCCGGCGGTACTGCCTGGCTGGTGGCGAAAATCGAACGCGCCGAAGCGGTGGCCGACGATGAAACCCTCGACGGCCTGATCAAGGCGTCCGACGCCGTGATGGTGGCCCGTGGCGACCTGGGTGTGGAAATCGGCGACGCCGAGCTGGTGGGCATCCAGAAGAAAATCATTCTGCATGCACGCCGCCACAACAAAGCGGTGATCGTCGCGACCCAAATGATGGAGTCGATGATCCAGAACCCGATGCCGACCCGCGCCGAAGTGTCCGACGTAGCCAACGCCGTGCTCGACTACACCGACGCCGTGATGCTCTCGGCCGAAAGCGCCGCCGGCCTCTACCCGCTCGAAGCGGTGCAAGCCATGGCGCGCATCTGCACCGGCGCTGAAAAGCATCCGACCAGCAAGACCTCCAGCCACCGTATCGGCAAGACCTTCGAGCGCTGCGACGAGAGCATCGCCCTGGCGACGATGTACACCGCCAACCACTTCCCGGGCGTGAAGGCGATCATCGCCCTGACCGAAAGTGGCTACACGCCGCTGATCATGTCGCGCATCCGTTCCTCGGTGCCGATCTACGCGTTCTCCCCGCACCGCGAAACCCAGGCCCGCGCCGCCATGTTCCGTGGCGTCTACACCGTGCCATTCGACCCGGCCGCCCTGCAACCGGGCGAAGTCAGCCAGGCGGCGGTGGATGAACTGGTCAAGCGCGGCGTGGTGAAAACCGGCGACTGGGTCATCCTGACCAAAGGCGACAGCTACCACACCATCGGCGGCACCAACGGGATGAAAATCCTGCACGTTGGCGACCCGATGGTCTGAGTGACCTGCTGCTCGAAAAACAAAAGCCCTGCCATGTGAATGGTGGGGCTTTTTGGTTTCTACCTGATGCACAGGTATCACCTCGTCGGCAGCTATCGCGAGCAAGCTCGCGATAGGGCCAGCCCAGGCACTACAAAGTTAATGCCTGTTGATAAACCCCGACAACGCCTCTAACGCCTCGGGCGAGCGCAGGCGTTGGGTGAACAGTTTGCCCTCCTCTTCGATCACCCTGCGCAGTTGTTCCCGATCCGGTGCTTTCATCAGTTGCTTGCTGACGCGCACCGCGTCAGGCGGCAGCGATTCGAAGCGCAGCGCCGCCTCCCGAGCCTTGGCCAATGCCGCTTCACCACTGCCCAACGCCTCGGTGGCGATGCCCCAGGCGACCGCCTGTTCGCCGCTGAAGCCCTCGCCCAGCAGCAACAATTGCGCCGCCCTGGCCTGGCCGAGCAGGCGCGGCAGGATCAGGCTGGAACCGAATTCCGGGCACAGCCCCAGGTTAACGAACGGCATGCGCAGCCGCGCATCCCGGCTGACGTAGACCAGGTCGCAATGCAACAGCAAGGTCGTGCCGATCCCCACCGCCGACCCGGCCACCGCGGCGATCACCGGTTTGCGGCAATCGAGCAAGCTGAGCATGAACTGGAACACCGGGTTATCGAGGTCGGCGGGTGGCTGTTCGAGGAAGTCGATGATGTCGTTGCCAGCGGTGAAGCAGTCACTGGAACCTGTGAGCAGCACCGCACGGATCTGCGGATCGGCATCCGCCATCGCCAGGGCCTGCGCCAATTGACTGTACATCGCCCGGGTCAGAGCGTTTTTCTTGTGCGGGCGGTTCAAGCGCAAGGTCAGCAGACCGCGTTCGCGTTCCAGCAGCAGGGTTTCGGTCATGGTCGGTCTCGCGTCTGAAGATCAGCGCTCAACCACGGGGCAGGAAGACGTCGGCCAGCAGTTGATTGCGCGGCAGGCCGGCCAGGTACAAGCGCTTGGCAAAGGCTTCGACCCGGTCGGGATGGCCGCAGAGTAAGGCTTGGGTTTGCCGGGAAACAAGCCGCAGTTGCGCCAACGCAGGCGGCGCCTCGGCCGCGGTCAGCAGCTCGACGCAGAGGTTTTCATGCTTGGCCGCCAGCGCCGCCAGGGGTTTGGCCAGGTAATGCCCGGCAGCATCATGGGCCACGTGAATAAGGCGAATCGAGCCTTGGTGATGCTGGCGCAGGGCTTCGCGCAGGATGCCGAACAGTGGCGCCAGGCCGGTGCCGGCGGCCAGCAGCCACAGGGGTTTGGCGTGCCAGTCGGGGTCATAATGCAGGGCGCCGCCGCGCAACTCACCGAGGCGAATCGGGTCGCCGCCTTTCATTTTTCGCGCCGCATCGATGAATCGGCCGGGCTCACGGCAATCGAGGTGGAACTCCAGGAAGCGGTCTTCCTCGGGCAGGCTCGCCAGGGAATAGGGCCGGGCCACGTCACCGGCCCATAGCACCAGATGCTGGCCAGCCTGGTAACGTAGCGCCCGCTCTGGGGTGACGCGCAAGCGCAGCACATCAGGGCCCAGCCAATCCACCGCCGCCACTTGGGCTGCCTGGCCGTCGCGTTGCGGGTCGAACGTATGAATCTGCACATCCTCGACCACCTGGCACTGGCAGGCCAGCCGCCAGCCTTGATCGCGCTGCGCAGGGCTCAGTGCGTCGGGCCGACTGTCGCGCACATCGCCGTCCACGCATTGCACCAGGCACGCGTGGCAACTGCCGGCGCGACAACTGTAGGGCACCGGCACGCCGGACTGATTCAACGCGTCCAGCAAGTTACTGCCTGCCGCCACCGTCCACTGCTTGCCGGCGACTGTCAGTTCAGGCATCGACATTCTCCCAGGCCGCGGCGCATCGATTGCGGCCGTCTCGCTTGGCTCGGTACAAAGCCTGGTCGGCACGCTGCAAGGCGTTGTCCAGGTCATCGCCCACTTCCAGCAGGGTCAGACCCGCCGACAGGCTGAGGGGGCCGACCTGCAGGCCAATCAGTTCGACTTCAGTAAATGCCAGCCGCAGCCGCTCGCAACAGGCGGTCAGGCGCGAGGGATCACAGGCGGGCAACAACATGACGAACTCTTCACCACCGTAACGGGCCAGCACATCGCCTTCGCGCAGACAGGCCGTGGCAACGCCAGCGAAGGCCTGGAGCACCTGATCGCCAGCGGCGTGGCCGTGCAGGTCGTTGATGCGCTTGAAATGGTCGAGGTCGATCAAGGCCAGGCCATGGGCGACGCCAGGCCTGAGGGTGTTGAGCTCGCGGGACGCCAGGCGCAGAAAGTGCCGGCGGTTGAACAGGCCCGTCAGTTCGTCGGTGGCCACCAGGTCTTCGAGCTGGCGCATCATGCCGCGCAGGGTGTCCTGGTGCGCTTGCAGGGCAAACCGTCGCTGGCGCATGCGTTGGCGTGAGGTCTGGACATAGCGGGCGTAAAACACCAGCCACACCAGCACGAGAAACAGCACGCACACCTGCAAGCCGGCCAATGTGGGGTCGGGAAGCTGGAAGAAATAGCCGTCCCAGAGGGTAATGCCAGTGAAACCGACAAACACCAGCATCGCGCAGCGCACGAAAGCCCGGCGCGACAGATGGAACAGGCCGAACAGCAGGATCAGCACATAAAACACCAGGAACACGCCCCGCGCCTGATCCAGGTGCGCCATCATCCAGGTCTGCCAGCCCAGGCCGATCAACACCTGTATTTCAGTGAGGCTGGGATCGGCGAAGCGCAGGTTGCGGTCGGTGATAAACAGCGCGAACAGCCCTGCCTGGCACAGCACCACCAACACACTGCCGATGATGACATCGCGCAACGAATCGAGGTAATGACCACTGAAAAATGCCAGCCACAGCAACACCAATGCCAGCGCGTAAGTGGCAGCTGCCAAGGCGAAGCGTTTCAGCAAAAGACGTTGGATGGCGTTATGGGTCAATCGTTGACTCACCATGGGAAAGGAACTGACAGGAGGCGTCCTACGCTACAGGCCAGACGCCACTTTAGTGGCGTGCAGGGCAAATGACCATTCAATTCTGGAGCAGAAAAATGGCGTCAAAGCAATGGCCAAAATTGACGCAGTTGTCTGATGTCCCTGGCGAGCGTTTACCTGTGGTGAGGGAGCTTGCTCCCTCACCACAGGTTTCCACATCCGACCTCATCAATCCGTCGCTATCGCGAGCAAGCTCGCTCCCACAGGGTGCCCGCCTGCGATATACTGCCGCGCCTTTTTAGTGTCGCGCCAGCATGCCCGGCGTGCCTTAAGAGGTGCCGCCCGTCGACCGATGCACCCAAACGGCCGGCACCTTATTGAATGTTCCCGTCTTTAGAGAGGAGCGCGACTCATGACCGTGATCAAGCAAGACGACCTGATTCAGAGCGTTGCCGACGCCCTGCAGTTCATTTCCTACTACCACCCCGTGGATTTCATCCAGGCGATGCACGAGGCCTACCTGCGCGAAGAATCGCCGGCGGCCCGTGACTCCATGGCGCAGATCCTGATCAACTCGCGCATGTGCGCCACCGGCCACCGGCCGATCTGCCAGGACACCGGCATCGTGACCGTGTTCGTGCGCGTGGGCATGGACGTACGTTGGGATGGCGCAACCATGAGCCTGGACGACATGATCAACGAGGGCGTACGCCGCGCCTACAACCTGCCGGAAAACGTCCTGCGTGCGTCGATCCTCGCCGACCCGGCAGGCGCGCGCAAGAACACCAAGGACAACACCCCGGCGGTCATCCACTACTCCATCGTCCCGGGCAACACCGTGGAAGTGGACGTGGCAGCCAAGGGCGGTGGTTCCGAGAACAAGTCGAAAATGGCCATGCTCAACCCGTCCGACTCCATCGTTGACTGGGTGCTGAAAACCGTTCCGACCATGGGTGCCGGCTGGTGCCCACCGGGCATGCTGGGCATCGGCATCGGCGGCACCGCCGAGAAAGCCGCGGTGATGGCCAAGGAAGTGTTGATGGAGTCCATCGACATCCACGAGCTCAAGGCACGCGGCCCGCAGAACCGTATCGAAGAGATGCGCCTGGAGCTGTTCGAGAAGGTCAACCAACTGGGCATCGGCGCCCAGGGCCTGGGTGGCCTGACCACCGTGCTCGACGTGAAGATCATGGACTACCCGACCCACGCCGCCTCCCTGCCGGTGTGCATGATCCCCAACTGCGCCGCCACCCGCCACGCCCACTTCGTGCTCGACGGCACCGGCCCGGCGTCGCTGGAAGCGCCACCCTTGGACGCCTACCCGGAAATCGTCTGGGAAGCCGGCCCATCGGCTCGTCGCGTGAACCTCGACACCCTGACCCCGGAAGACGTGCAAAGCTGGAAACCGGGCGAAACCGTGCTGCTCAACGGCAAGATGCTCACCGGTCGCGACGCGGCGCACAAGCGCATGGTCGAGATGCTGAACAAGGGTGAAACCTTGCCGGTGGACCTCAAGGGTCGCTTCATCTATTACGTTGGCCCGGTTGATCCGGTGGGTGACGAAGTCGTCGGCCCGGCCGGCCCGACCACGGCCACGCGGATGGACAAGTTCACCCGCCAGATCCTCGAGCAGACCGGCCTGTTGGGCATGATCGGCAAATCCGAGCGCGGCCCGACCGCCATCGAAGCGATCAAGGACAACAAGGCTGTCTACCTGATGGCCGTCGGCGGTGCCGCTTACCTGGTGGCCCAGGCGATCAAGAAATCCAAGGTATTGGCCTTCGCCGAACTGGGGATGGAAGCGATCTACGAGTTCGAGGTCAAGGACATGCCGGTGACCGTAGCGGTCGATAGCAAAGGCGAGTCGGTGCACATCACAGGTCCAGCCATCTGGCAGAAGAAGATCAGTGACAGCCTGGCGGTGGAAGTGCAGTAACACGCACTTTGCTGCTGTGAAAAAGGCCGGTGGGCGACAAGCTCACCGGCCTTTTTTTGTGCTCACAACATTTGATGTCCACCACAGATCCCTGTGGGAGCGGGCTTGCTCGCGATAGCGGTGGGTCAGCTTGCATCCATGTTGGATGGGCAGCCGTCTTCGCGAGCGCCATGCTATCGTGCCCGCCCGACTGTCTACCTGTTTATGCCAGTATGCTGCCGACTACCCGTACCTTGCGCCTGTCGTTGTACACCTTGCTGATCCTTGCCGGCGCAGCGGTTGCCGCCACCCTGGCCGTGCGTCACGCCGAACGCGAGGCCCTGGAGGAAGACGCCAGCCGGGCGAACCAGCAGTTGGCGCTGTACGCCAATTCATTGCACACCCTGATCGAACGCTACCGCGCCCTGCCCGCCGTGCTGGCGTTGGACCCGGAGTTGCGCGCGGCCCTCAAGGGGCCCGTCAACGCGGTGCAGCAGGACGCCTTGAACCGCAAACTGGAACAGATCAACGGCGCCGCGCAATCTTCCACACTGGAACTGCTCGACCACACCGGCCTGGCCGTGGCGGCCAGCAACTGGCGTCTGCCCAGCAGTTATGTCGGGCACAACTATGGCTTTCGCCCCTATTTCCTCCAGACCCGCACCCAGGGCACAGGAAGGTTTTATGCGGTGGGCGTGACCAGCGGCATCCCGGGCTATTTCCTCTCCAGCGCGGTGACCGGCGATAACGGCGAGTTCCTCGGCGCAATGGTGGTGAAGCTGGAGTTTCCGGAGCTTGAGCGTGAGTGGCGCCAGGGCAGCGACACCCTGCTGGTCAGCGATGCCCGAGGCATCGTCTTCATCGCCAATCGCCCAGGCTGGCGTTATCGCCACTTGCAGCCCCTGACCGACAGCGACCGCGCCGAACTCAAGACCACTCGCCAATACGACAAGCAACCGTTGCAACCCCTGGCCTATGAACCGCTGCGACGCTTTGACGACAACAGTCACCTGGCCCGGGTCGAAGCCCCCGATGGCCCGGCCGATTACCTGTGGGAATCCCTGCCGCTGAGTGCCGAAGGCTGGACGCTGCACTTGCTGCGCCGCCCGCAAATCGCCTTCGAAGACCGTCGCAATGCCGGGCTCGCCGCCGCCGGATTGTGGCTGACCCTGGTGTTCCTGCTGCTGTTTCTCAACCAGCGTTGGCGCCTGGCGAAACTGCGTCAGCGCAGCCGCGAAGAACTTGAACGATTAGTAGAAGAGCGCACCCGGGACTTGCGCACCGCCCAGGACGGCTTGGTGCAATCGGCCAAGCTTGCGGCGCTGGGGCAGATGTCGGCGGCCCTGGCCCATGAGATCAACCAGCCGCTGACCGCCCAGCGCATGCAACTGGCAACCTTGCGCTTGCTGCTTGATCACGGCCGGGTCGACGATGCCTACAAAGCCCTCAAACCACTGGACGACATGCTGACGCGCATGGCCGCCCTCACCGGTCACCTGAAAACCTTCGCCCGTAAAAGCCCCAGCGGCCTGCGCGAACGCCTGGACCTGGCGGCGGTGGTGGACCAGGCGCTACAACTGCTGGACACCCGCCTGCGCGACGAACAGGTCAGCACTGTGCTGCACCTGACGCGCCCGGCGTGGGTACGTGGCGATGCGATCCGTCTCGAACAGGTGTTGATCAACCTGCTGCGCAATGCTCTCGACGCCATGGCCGGCCAGCCCCTCAAGCGCCTGGAAGTGCGCCTGGAAGCCGATGATCAATTGTGGCGCCTGACGGTCAGTGACAGCGGCAG includes:
- the pyk gene encoding pyruvate kinase, producing the protein MSVRRTKIVATLGPASNSPEVLEQLILAGLDVARLNFSHGTPEEHKARAKLVRDLAAKHGRFVALLGDLQGPKIRIAKFANKRIELKIGDTFTFSTSHPLTEGNQQVVGIDYPDLVKDCGVGDELLLDDGRVVMRVDTATATELNCTVTIGGPLSDHKGINRRGGGLTAPALTEKDKADIKLAAEMEVDYLAVSFPRDAADMEYARQLRDEAGGTAWLVAKIERAEAVADDETLDGLIKASDAVMVARGDLGVEIGDAELVGIQKKIILHARRHNKAVIVATQMMESMIQNPMPTRAEVSDVANAVLDYTDAVMLSAESAAGLYPLEAVQAMARICTGAEKHPTSKTSSHRIGKTFERCDESIALATMYTANHFPGVKAIIALTESGYTPLIMSRIRSSVPIYAFSPHRETQARAAMFRGVYTVPFDPAALQPGEVSQAAVDELVKRGVVKTGDWVILTKGDSYHTIGGTNGMKILHVGDPMV
- a CDS encoding enoyl-CoA hydratase-related protein produces the protein MTETLLLERERGLLTLRLNRPHKKNALTRAMYSQLAQALAMADADPQIRAVLLTGSSDCFTAGNDIIDFLEQPPADLDNPVFQFMLSLLDCRKPVIAAVAGSAVGIGTTLLLHCDLVYVSRDARLRMPFVNLGLCPEFGSSLILPRLLGQARAAQLLLLGEGFSGEQAVAWGIATEALGSGEAALAKAREAALRFESLPPDAVRVSKQLMKAPDREQLRRVIEEEGKLFTQRLRSPEALEALSGFINRH
- a CDS encoding sensor domain-containing diguanylate cyclase, translated to MTHNAIQRLLLKRFALAAATYALALVLLWLAFFSGHYLDSLRDVIIGSVLVVLCQAGLFALFITDRNLRFADPSLTEIQVLIGLGWQTWMMAHLDQARGVFLVFYVLILLFGLFHLSRRAFVRCAMLVFVGFTGITLWDGYFFQLPDPTLAGLQVCVLFLVLVWLVFYARYVQTSRQRMRQRRFALQAHQDTLRGMMRQLEDLVATDELTGLFNRRHFLRLASRELNTLRPGVAHGLALIDLDHFKRINDLHGHAAGDQVLQAFAGVATACLREGDVLARYGGEEFVMLLPACDPSRLTACCERLRLAFTEVELIGLQVGPLSLSAGLTLLEVGDDLDNALQRADQALYRAKRDGRNRCAAAWENVDA
- a CDS encoding fumarate hydratase, coding for MTVIKQDDLIQSVADALQFISYYHPVDFIQAMHEAYLREESPAARDSMAQILINSRMCATGHRPICQDTGIVTVFVRVGMDVRWDGATMSLDDMINEGVRRAYNLPENVLRASILADPAGARKNTKDNTPAVIHYSIVPGNTVEVDVAAKGGGSENKSKMAMLNPSDSIVDWVLKTVPTMGAGWCPPGMLGIGIGGTAEKAAVMAKEVLMESIDIHELKARGPQNRIEEMRLELFEKVNQLGIGAQGLGGLTTVLDVKIMDYPTHAASLPVCMIPNCAATRHAHFVLDGTGPASLEAPPLDAYPEIVWEAGPSARRVNLDTLTPEDVQSWKPGETVLLNGKMLTGRDAAHKRMVEMLNKGETLPVDLKGRFIYYVGPVDPVGDEVVGPAGPTTATRMDKFTRQILEQTGLLGMIGKSERGPTAIEAIKDNKAVYLMAVGGAAYLVAQAIKKSKVLAFAELGMEAIYEFEVKDMPVTVAVDSKGESVHITGPAIWQKKISDSLAVEVQ
- a CDS encoding sensor histidine kinase → MLPTTRTLRLSLYTLLILAGAAVAATLAVRHAEREALEEDASRANQQLALYANSLHTLIERYRALPAVLALDPELRAALKGPVNAVQQDALNRKLEQINGAAQSSTLELLDHTGLAVAASNWRLPSSYVGHNYGFRPYFLQTRTQGTGRFYAVGVTSGIPGYFLSSAVTGDNGEFLGAMVVKLEFPELEREWRQGSDTLLVSDARGIVFIANRPGWRYRHLQPLTDSDRAELKTTRQYDKQPLQPLAYEPLRRFDDNSHLARVEAPDGPADYLWESLPLSAEGWTLHLLRRPQIAFEDRRNAGLAAAGLWLTLVFLLLFLNQRWRLAKLRQRSREELERLVEERTRDLRTAQDGLVQSAKLAALGQMSAALAHEINQPLTAQRMQLATLRLLLDHGRVDDAYKALKPLDDMLTRMAALTGHLKTFARKSPSGLRERLDLAAVVDQALQLLDTRLRDEQVSTVLHLTRPAWVRGDAIRLEQVLINLLRNALDAMAGQPLKRLEVRLEADDQLWRLTVSDSGSGIAEEHLAQVFDPFFTTKAVGDGLGLGLAVSFAIIHESGGRLSADNHEHGAVFCVTLPIDQEAQLHA
- a CDS encoding iron-sulfur-binding ferredoxin reductase, producing MPELTVAGKQWTVAAGSNLLDALNQSGVPVPYSCRAGSCHACLVQCVDGDVRDSRPDALSPAQRDQGWRLACQCQVVEDVQIHTFDPQRDGQAAQVAAVDWLGPDVLRLRVTPERALRYQAGQHLVLWAGDVARPYSLASLPEEDRFLEFHLDCREPGRFIDAARKMKGGDPIRLGELRGGALHYDPDWHAKPLWLLAAGTGLAPLFGILREALRQHHQGSIRLIHVAHDAAGHYLAKPLAALAAKHENLCVELLTAAEAPPALAQLRLVSRQTQALLCGHPDRVEAFAKRLYLAGLPRNQLLADVFLPRG